Proteins from one Pseudarthrobacter sp. BIM B-2242 genomic window:
- a CDS encoding polyprenyl synthetase family protein, with translation MTNSADHSWTHAGHGLPDSEPSLNTTAIATGLQLPAGFAAIAEDAELGPAITTNLARVEKKLREAIANSDPLADATSRHLVEAGGKRIRPLLTLLCAHLGDASLPAVVQAAVVVELTHLATLYHDDVMDSAPFRRGAPTAHEVWGNSVAVLTGDLIFARASILVSELGSRALGIQARTFERLCLGQLHETVGPRPDEDPVEHYLSVIADKTGSLVAASGQFGAIFSGADEAYEDLLVEYGEKVGVAFQLADDVIDVTGIKVKSGKSPGTDLREGVPTLPVLYLRRDAAAGDQSAVELLKLIDGDLSTDEALAEAVAGLREHPVTAESWVVARRWADEAIAALKPLPEGVVKTSLSNFALAVVDRAS, from the coding sequence GTGACCAACTCCGCAGACCACAGCTGGACGCATGCCGGGCACGGCCTGCCGGACTCCGAACCCAGCCTCAACACCACTGCCATCGCCACGGGACTGCAGCTGCCCGCAGGTTTTGCGGCCATCGCGGAGGACGCCGAACTGGGCCCCGCCATCACCACCAACCTTGCCCGCGTGGAGAAAAAACTCCGCGAGGCCATTGCCAACTCCGATCCGCTGGCTGACGCAACGTCGCGCCACCTCGTCGAAGCCGGCGGCAAGCGCATCCGGCCGCTGCTGACCCTCCTGTGCGCGCACCTCGGTGATGCTTCGCTGCCCGCCGTTGTCCAGGCGGCCGTGGTGGTGGAACTGACCCACCTCGCCACGCTGTACCACGACGACGTGATGGACTCCGCGCCGTTCCGCCGTGGCGCCCCCACCGCCCACGAGGTCTGGGGCAACTCCGTGGCAGTTCTCACCGGCGACCTCATTTTCGCCCGGGCGTCCATCCTGGTGTCCGAACTGGGCTCCCGTGCCTTGGGCATCCAGGCCCGCACGTTCGAGCGCCTGTGCCTGGGCCAGCTGCACGAAACCGTCGGTCCGCGCCCTGACGAGGACCCGGTGGAGCACTACCTGTCCGTCATCGCGGACAAGACCGGTTCCCTGGTGGCAGCCTCCGGCCAGTTCGGTGCCATCTTCTCCGGTGCCGACGAGGCCTACGAAGACTTGCTGGTGGAATACGGTGAGAAGGTGGGCGTGGCCTTCCAGCTCGCCGACGACGTCATTGACGTCACCGGCATCAAGGTCAAGTCCGGCAAGTCGCCCGGCACCGACCTCCGGGAAGGCGTCCCGACGCTGCCGGTCCTGTACCTGCGGCGTGATGCCGCCGCCGGTGACCAGTCCGCCGTCGAACTCTTGAAGCTCATTGACGGGGACCTGAGCACGGATGAAGCCCTGGCCGAGGCGGTTGCCGGGCTGCGGGAGCACCCCGTGACCGCAGAGTCCTGGGTGGTTGCGCGGCGTTGGGCCGACGAGGCCATCGCGGCGCTGAAGCCGCTGCCGGAGGGCGTTGTGAAGACGTCGCTGTCCAACTTCGCGCTGGCCGTGGTGGACCGCGCCAGCTGA
- the cysD gene encoding sulfate adenylyltransferase subunit CysD: MSTFLTEETTQVTEAAVSTRLSSLDALESEAIHIIREVVAEFEKPALLFSGGKDSVVMLHLATKAFWPGKVPFPVLHVDTGHNFPEVIDFRDRTVERLGLKLVVGSVQEFIDRGELAERADGTRNPLQTVPLLDAIQQNKFDAVFGGGRRDEDKARAKERILSLRDEFGQWDPRNQRPELWNLYNGRHTVGQHVRAFPISNWTELDIWRYIERENIELPGLYYAHDREVFARDGMWRAVGEVSQPLPHEEVITKTVRYRTVGDMSCTGAVESAAATVSDVVIEVAASTITERGATRADDRISEAAMEDRKKDGYF; encoded by the coding sequence ATGAGTACTTTCCTAACTGAGGAGACCACCCAGGTGACTGAAGCCGCTGTATCCACGCGCCTCTCCAGCCTGGACGCCCTCGAGTCAGAAGCGATCCACATCATCCGCGAAGTCGTGGCCGAGTTTGAGAAGCCCGCGCTGCTGTTCTCCGGCGGCAAGGACTCCGTGGTGATGCTGCACCTGGCCACCAAGGCGTTCTGGCCGGGCAAGGTGCCCTTCCCCGTCCTGCACGTTGACACGGGGCACAACTTCCCCGAGGTCATCGACTTCCGCGACCGGACGGTGGAGCGGCTGGGACTCAAGCTCGTCGTCGGAAGCGTCCAGGAATTCATTGACCGCGGCGAACTTGCCGAACGCGCTGACGGCACCCGCAACCCGCTGCAGACCGTTCCGCTGCTGGACGCCATCCAGCAGAACAAGTTCGACGCCGTGTTCGGCGGCGGCCGCCGTGACGAGGACAAGGCCCGCGCCAAGGAGCGTATTCTCAGCCTCCGCGACGAGTTCGGCCAGTGGGACCCGCGCAACCAGCGTCCCGAGCTGTGGAACCTGTACAACGGCCGCCACACCGTGGGCCAGCACGTCCGCGCGTTCCCCATCAGCAACTGGACCGAGCTGGACATCTGGCGCTACATCGAGCGCGAGAACATCGAGCTGCCGGGCCTGTACTACGCCCACGACCGCGAGGTCTTTGCCCGCGACGGCATGTGGCGCGCGGTGGGCGAGGTATCCCAGCCCCTGCCGCACGAGGAAGTCATTACCAAGACGGTCCGCTACCGCACTGTGGGGGACATGTCCTGCACCGGTGCCGTTGAGTCGGCCGCAGCCACCGTGAGCGACGTTGTGATCGAAGTTGCCGCCTCCACCATCACCGAACGTGGTGCCACCCGTGCAGATGACCGCATCTCCGAGGCAGCCATGGAAGACCGCAAGAAGGATGGTTACTTCTAA
- a CDS encoding phosphoadenylyl-sulfate reductase yields MAKHLAPAPAKRPVEELKAIAEAGAAELGWDTPARDVIAWVERNFDLPAVAVACSMADAVLPALVADQMPGVDVLFLETGYHFKETYATRDEVAANLRVNVVDVLPENTVEQQDRLLGKDLFARDAAQCCALRKVAPLQRTLAGYELWFTGVRRDEAPTRTNTPLVSWDEKNGLVKVNPVAAWTFDQLVQYSDDNLLPVNPLLSQGYPSIGCQPCTRKVAPGDDPRAGRWAGSDKTECGLHE; encoded by the coding sequence ATGGCAAAACATCTCGCACCCGCACCTGCCAAGCGTCCCGTGGAAGAACTCAAGGCCATCGCCGAAGCCGGCGCCGCCGAGCTCGGCTGGGACACCCCGGCCCGCGACGTGATCGCCTGGGTGGAGCGCAACTTCGACCTGCCCGCCGTCGCCGTCGCCTGCTCCATGGCCGACGCCGTCCTCCCGGCGCTGGTCGCTGACCAGATGCCCGGCGTCGACGTCCTGTTCCTGGAGACCGGCTACCACTTCAAGGAAACCTACGCCACGCGTGACGAGGTGGCAGCGAACCTCCGCGTCAACGTGGTGGACGTCCTCCCGGAGAACACCGTGGAACAGCAGGACCGGCTCCTCGGCAAGGACCTCTTTGCCCGCGACGCCGCCCAGTGCTGCGCCCTGCGCAAGGTGGCCCCGCTCCAGCGCACCCTCGCCGGCTACGAACTGTGGTTCACCGGCGTACGCCGCGACGAGGCCCCCACCCGGACCAACACCCCGCTGGTCTCCTGGGATGAAAAGAACGGCCTGGTCAAGGTCAACCCGGTAGCTGCATGGACGTTCGACCAGCTGGTCCAGTACTCCGATGACAACCTCCTGCCCGTCAACCCGCTGCTTTCCCAGGGTTACCCCTCCATTGGCTGCCAGCCCTGCACCCGCAAGGTGGCGCCCGGCGACGACCCCCGCGCCGGCCGCTGGGCAGGCTCCGACAAGACAGAATGCGGACTACACGAATGA
- a CDS encoding NAD(P)/FAD-dependent oxidoreductase, translating to MEDTYQVIVVGAGFAGKTVAKELGRKGIPVLLIDANNYHQFQPLLYQVATSQIGVSAIARPLRSIFRRMGKVRVLTADVASVDAANRTVTTADGETHRAQILVIAPGAVPNFFNTPGAEEHAYPLYSVTDATRLGAKLTHLLDEADREPGGSVDVVVVGGGPTGVETAGAMAENVKFVVPKYFSPELAARCRVHLVDMIPTVLNAFSEKSQEYTRKRLTKIGVQLHLGVGVTEVRDDGVTLADGTVIPTRVVVWAGGLKAGGIIADSGLKQGRGGRIDVRPDLTAPDVEGVYVLGDAANMTDSTGAALPQLGSVAQQAGKWAARNIQADLTGGTRLPFKYLDKGYMAMIGRGAAVAEIGRQRIQLQGPLAFMSWLLVHLALLSGFQQKLRALFSWLNGYIIHSPAQVVVGRPE from the coding sequence ATGGAAGACACATACCAGGTCATCGTGGTGGGGGCCGGGTTCGCCGGGAAAACTGTGGCCAAGGAGCTCGGCCGCAAGGGCATCCCCGTGCTCCTCATCGACGCCAACAACTACCACCAGTTCCAGCCGCTCCTCTACCAGGTGGCGACCTCCCAGATCGGGGTGTCCGCTATTGCCCGGCCGCTTCGCTCCATTTTCAGGCGCATGGGGAAAGTGCGGGTGCTCACCGCGGACGTGGCCTCGGTCGATGCGGCCAACCGGACCGTGACCACGGCCGACGGCGAAACCCACCGGGCACAGATCCTGGTCATCGCGCCGGGCGCCGTCCCGAACTTCTTCAACACCCCGGGCGCGGAGGAACATGCCTATCCGCTGTATTCGGTCACCGACGCAACCCGGCTGGGCGCAAAACTGACCCACCTGCTGGATGAGGCCGACCGGGAGCCGGGCGGCTCCGTGGACGTCGTCGTGGTCGGCGGCGGGCCAACGGGCGTGGAAACCGCAGGCGCCATGGCGGAGAACGTGAAGTTCGTGGTGCCAAAATACTTCTCGCCGGAGCTCGCGGCCCGTTGCCGCGTCCATCTTGTGGACATGATCCCGACTGTCCTCAACGCTTTTTCGGAGAAGTCGCAGGAGTACACCCGGAAACGGCTGACGAAGATCGGCGTCCAGCTCCACCTCGGCGTCGGCGTGACGGAGGTCAGGGACGACGGCGTAACGCTCGCTGACGGGACGGTCATCCCGACCCGGGTGGTGGTGTGGGCCGGTGGCCTGAAGGCCGGCGGGATCATAGCGGACTCCGGCCTGAAGCAGGGCCGGGGAGGCCGCATCGATGTCCGCCCGGACCTGACCGCGCCGGACGTCGAGGGTGTGTATGTCCTCGGCGACGCCGCCAACATGACCGATTCCACTGGCGCCGCGCTCCCGCAGCTGGGCTCCGTGGCGCAGCAGGCGGGCAAGTGGGCGGCGCGCAACATCCAGGCCGACCTCACCGGCGGGACCCGGCTGCCGTTCAAGTACCTCGACAAGGGTTACATGGCGATGATCGGCCGGGGCGCAGCAGTGGCTGAGATCGGCCGGCAGCGGATCCAGCTACAGGGGCCGCTGGCCTTTATGTCCTGGCTCCTGGTGCACTTGGCCCTGCTGTCCGGATTCCAGCAGAAGCTCCGTGCCCTGTTTTCCTGGCTGAACGGCTACATCATCCACAGTCCCGCACAGGTTGTGGTGGGCCGGCCGGAGTAA
- a CDS encoding trimeric intracellular cation channel family protein — protein MTFAFDNAPVWLDLLGVFFFAVSGSLLAARKNIDIVGSLLLASLVGLGGGVIRDLILDAGPPAAFSNPAYLVPPLLATVLVYFLFSSVQRFTSLLTLFDAGGLALFCMTGTVKALAEGMNPVAAVLLGVMTAVGGGLLRDVTANEVPDLFNPRDIYALPAFAGAALTAVLWVLGAFNVLTAAAIAAVVFTFRVVAWRRSWQAPLAVHGRHRRPLPKDESGEVGGGSEGPRD, from the coding sequence ATGACATTCGCCTTTGACAACGCTCCCGTGTGGCTGGACCTGCTGGGCGTTTTCTTCTTCGCGGTATCCGGCTCGCTCCTCGCGGCACGGAAGAACATCGACATCGTGGGCTCCCTGCTCCTGGCCTCCCTGGTGGGCCTTGGTGGCGGCGTGATCCGCGATCTGATCCTCGACGCCGGCCCGCCCGCGGCATTCAGCAACCCGGCCTACCTGGTCCCGCCGTTGCTGGCCACCGTCCTGGTGTACTTCCTGTTCTCCAGCGTCCAGCGGTTCACGTCGCTGCTGACACTGTTCGACGCCGGCGGGCTGGCCCTGTTCTGCATGACCGGAACCGTCAAGGCGCTGGCCGAAGGCATGAACCCGGTGGCGGCGGTGCTCCTGGGGGTCATGACGGCGGTGGGCGGCGGCCTGCTGCGCGATGTGACTGCCAATGAGGTACCCGACCTGTTCAACCCGCGGGATATCTATGCTCTGCCGGCCTTTGCGGGAGCAGCGCTGACCGCTGTTTTGTGGGTCTTGGGTGCGTTTAATGTCCTGACCGCTGCGGCCATTGCCGCGGTGGTGTTCACCTTCCGAGTGGTGGCCTGGCGCCGTTCCTGGCAGGCCCCGCTGGCCGTACACGGCCGGCACCGCCGGCCCCTGCCCAAGGACGAGTCCGGGGAAGTTGGCGGCGGCTCGGAGGGCCCCCGCGATTAG
- a CDS encoding nitrite/sulfite reductase, with protein sequence MTDTALAGASADSAAAKRPARTNRPAAKPHGQWKVDGKTPLNANETWKQEDDGLNVRERIETIYSKEGFDSIPGQDLHGRFRWWGLYTQRKPGIDGGKTATLEPHELEDKYFMLRVRIDGGALTTEQLRVIGQISVDFARDSADLTDRQNIQLHWIRVEDIPEIWTRLEGVGLSTTEACGDVPRVILGSPVAGIAKDEIIDPTPLIAELGERFIGNPLLSNLPRKYKTAITGHPSQDVVHEINDFALVGVEHPELGIGYDLWAGGALSTNPMLGKRLGAFVRPEEAAEVWLGVTSIFRDYGYRRMRTKARLKFLMADWGPEKFRQILEDEYLGYKLADGPAAPKPTTPGDHIGVHEQKDGKFFIGATPLAGRLSGAALVKLADTLEARGSYRLRTTPHQKLVVLDVEKDQVEPLVAELDALGLSARPSVFRRGTIACTGIEYCKLAIVETKVTAATAVADLERRLADLAESGELPHALSLHINGCPNSCARIQTADIGLKGMMLPTPDGDPSPGFQVHLGGGLASSEREEAGLGRTVRGLKVYVEDLPDYVERVVRTFVAQRAEGQTFAEWAHAAEEEALQ encoded by the coding sequence ATGACTGATACAGCTCTAGCCGGAGCGTCCGCGGACTCCGCAGCCGCCAAGCGCCCCGCGCGCACCAACCGCCCCGCCGCAAAGCCGCACGGGCAGTGGAAAGTGGACGGCAAAACTCCGCTGAACGCCAACGAAACCTGGAAGCAGGAAGACGACGGCCTCAACGTCCGCGAGCGTATCGAGACCATTTACTCCAAAGAGGGCTTCGATTCCATCCCCGGCCAGGACCTGCACGGCCGGTTCCGCTGGTGGGGCCTGTACACGCAGCGCAAGCCCGGGATTGACGGCGGCAAGACCGCAACGCTCGAGCCGCACGAGCTCGAAGACAAGTACTTCATGCTCCGCGTACGGATCGACGGCGGTGCGCTCACCACCGAGCAGCTGCGCGTCATCGGCCAGATTTCCGTGGACTTCGCCCGGGATTCCGCCGACCTCACCGACCGCCAGAACATCCAGCTGCACTGGATCCGCGTGGAAGACATCCCCGAGATCTGGACCCGCCTGGAAGGTGTTGGCCTGTCCACCACCGAGGCCTGCGGCGACGTTCCCCGCGTCATCCTGGGTTCGCCCGTGGCCGGCATCGCCAAGGACGAGATCATCGACCCCACGCCACTGATTGCGGAGCTGGGGGAGCGGTTCATCGGCAACCCGCTGCTGTCCAACCTGCCGCGCAAGTACAAGACCGCCATCACCGGCCACCCCAGCCAGGACGTGGTCCACGAGATCAACGACTTCGCCCTCGTCGGCGTCGAGCACCCCGAACTCGGCATCGGCTACGACCTCTGGGCCGGCGGCGCGCTCTCCACCAACCCGATGCTGGGCAAGCGCCTCGGTGCCTTTGTGCGCCCCGAAGAAGCAGCCGAAGTCTGGCTCGGCGTTACCAGCATCTTCCGCGACTACGGTTACCGCCGCATGCGCACCAAGGCCCGCCTGAAGTTCCTGATGGCCGACTGGGGTCCGGAGAAGTTCCGCCAGATCCTTGAGGACGAATACCTCGGCTACAAGCTGGCCGACGGTCCCGCAGCCCCCAAGCCCACCACCCCCGGCGATCACATCGGCGTGCACGAGCAGAAGGACGGCAAGTTCTTTATCGGCGCCACCCCGCTGGCCGGCCGGCTCTCCGGCGCGGCGCTGGTGAAGCTGGCGGACACCCTCGAGGCCCGCGGCTCCTACCGCCTGCGCACTACCCCGCACCAGAAGCTTGTGGTCCTGGACGTCGAGAAAGACCAGGTTGAACCGCTGGTCGCCGAACTGGACGCGCTGGGACTCTCCGCCCGTCCGTCTGTGTTCCGCCGCGGCACCATCGCCTGCACCGGCATCGAATACTGCAAGCTGGCCATCGTGGAAACGAAGGTCACCGCCGCCACCGCCGTCGCCGACCTGGAGCGCCGCCTTGCTGACCTGGCGGAGTCGGGTGAACTGCCGCACGCACTGTCCCTCCACATCAACGGCTGCCCCAACTCCTGCGCCCGCATCCAGACCGCAGACATCGGCCTCAAGGGCATGATGCTGCCAACGCCCGACGGCGATCCCTCCCCGGGTTTCCAGGTCCATCTCGGCGGCGGGCTGGCTTCGTCGGAGCGCGAGGAGGCCGGCCTGGGACGCACCGTCCGCGGCCTCAAGGTCTACGTTGAGGACCTCCCGGACTATGTGGAGCGCGTGGTCCGCACCTTCGTTGCCCAGCGCGCCGAAGGCCAGACCTTCGCCGAGTGGGCCCACGCAGCAGAAGAGGAGGCCCTCCAGTAA
- a CDS encoding sulfate adenylyltransferase subunit 1: MSTDTSLLAAELETALPTTLFRFATAGSVDDGKSTLVGRLLHDSKAILADTLDAVARTSADRGFGGSAGGIDLALLTDGLRAEREQGITIDVAYRYFATDRRSFILADCPGHVQYTKNTVTGASTADAVVVLIDARKGVLEQTRRHLSVLQLLRVAHVIVAVNKIDLVDFSESVFREIQADVQQVARELGIGSAELGSADHIDDLLVIPVSALDGDNVVDRSERTPWYDGPALLEVLETLPAADEIDTQLESFRFPVQLVIRPQGALAPDAVAAGLDVEAYRDYRAYAGQITEGSVKVGDSVSVLTPGQDARTTTVLGIDFAGESLQEAFAPQSVAIRLADEFDVARGDTIAAAGTVRESSADLYAALCWLSPKPLREGAKVLVKHGTRTVQALVRSVSGKLDLATFKLEGASSLELNDIGHAQLRLAAPLPLENYLHHRRTGAFLVIDPQDGNTLAAGLVKDHPGDHEDERYSI, from the coding sequence ATGAGCACCGACACTTCGCTCCTGGCCGCCGAGCTGGAAACAGCCCTGCCCACCACGCTGTTCCGCTTCGCCACCGCCGGATCGGTCGACGACGGGAAGTCCACTTTGGTGGGCCGCCTCCTGCACGATTCCAAGGCGATCCTCGCTGACACTCTCGACGCCGTCGCCCGCACCTCGGCCGACCGCGGCTTTGGCGGCTCGGCAGGCGGCATCGACCTGGCCCTCCTGACCGACGGCCTGCGTGCCGAGCGCGAGCAGGGCATCACCATCGACGTCGCGTACCGCTACTTCGCCACGGACCGCCGCAGCTTCATCCTGGCCGACTGCCCCGGGCACGTTCAGTACACCAAAAACACGGTGACCGGCGCGTCCACGGCGGATGCCGTCGTCGTACTCATTGACGCCCGCAAGGGTGTGCTGGAGCAGACCCGCCGGCACCTGTCCGTGCTGCAGCTGCTGCGCGTGGCGCATGTGATTGTGGCCGTCAACAAGATTGACCTGGTGGACTTCAGCGAGTCCGTGTTCCGCGAGATCCAGGCCGACGTGCAGCAGGTGGCCCGTGAACTGGGCATCGGCTCCGCCGAGCTGGGCAGCGCCGACCACATCGATGACCTGCTGGTCATCCCGGTGTCCGCCCTCGACGGCGACAACGTGGTGGACCGCTCCGAACGCACCCCCTGGTACGACGGCCCGGCCCTGCTGGAGGTCCTCGAAACCCTGCCCGCCGCCGACGAGATCGACACGCAGCTGGAGAGCTTCCGCTTCCCCGTGCAGCTGGTCATCCGGCCGCAGGGTGCGCTGGCTCCCGACGCCGTGGCCGCCGGCCTGGACGTTGAGGCCTACCGCGACTACCGTGCCTACGCCGGCCAGATCACCGAGGGGTCCGTGAAGGTGGGTGATTCCGTGTCCGTGCTGACGCCCGGCCAGGATGCACGCACGACGACGGTGCTTGGCATCGATTTCGCCGGCGAGTCCCTGCAGGAAGCGTTCGCCCCGCAGTCCGTGGCAATCCGGCTGGCAGACGAGTTCGATGTCGCCCGCGGTGACACCATCGCAGCAGCCGGCACCGTCCGCGAGTCCTCCGCCGACCTGTATGCGGCCCTGTGCTGGCTGTCGCCGAAGCCGCTGCGGGAGGGCGCCAAGGTGCTGGTCAAGCACGGCACCCGCACCGTCCAGGCTTTGGTCCGCAGCGTCAGCGGCAAGCTGGACCTGGCCACTTTCAAGCTTGAGGGTGCGTCCAGCCTGGAGCTCAACGACATCGGCCATGCGCAGCTCCGGCTCGCCGCGCCGCTGCCGCTCGAGAACTACCTGCACCACCGCCGCACCGGCGCGTTCCTGGTGATCGACCCTCAGGACGGCAACACGCTGGCCGCGGGCCTGGTCAAGGACCACCCGGGAGACCACGAGGACGAGCGCTACTCCATCTGA
- a CDS encoding type IV toxin-antitoxin system AbiEi family antitoxin domain-containing protein, which yields MDIIEFLHRHGGAARASQLTASGFRRPEVTKAVTLGRIVKVSRGVYGIPGKSQLSEALANGGLLTCVSAAPIYQLWTLKDARGLHLCRSHPVPEPTIVEHGRTRHPKHGWLPVAGLADVLIHSLRCLPELESLVMIQSAAGRRDIELDFLYSRLPGRRNGQARAVLDLVIPRADSLLEVLANTHFRRAGLRVLRHVVIPGVGEVDFLIEECLVVETDGATHFEPKSIKRDQRRNNRTVLGGYLVLRYYYADVVHTPEEMVAEVLGVLKLKREGKFS from the coding sequence GTGGACATCATCGAGTTCCTTCATCGACACGGCGGCGCCGCCCGCGCGTCGCAGTTGACTGCATCCGGGTTCCGCCGGCCTGAGGTTACCAAGGCCGTTACATTGGGTCGGATAGTGAAGGTCAGTCGCGGGGTCTACGGCATTCCCGGCAAGAGTCAGCTCAGCGAGGCCCTAGCCAATGGCGGCCTGTTGACCTGTGTGTCGGCGGCACCCATCTATCAGCTGTGGACTCTGAAGGACGCCCGTGGCCTGCACCTTTGCCGGAGCCATCCTGTGCCCGAACCCACAATTGTGGAGCACGGCCGCACTAGACACCCCAAGCATGGGTGGCTTCCAGTGGCTGGGCTGGCGGATGTCTTGATTCACAGTCTCCGCTGCCTGCCCGAGCTTGAATCGCTGGTGATGATCCAGTCGGCCGCTGGCAGGCGCGATATTGAACTGGACTTCCTGTATTCCAGATTGCCGGGGCGGCGCAACGGGCAGGCGCGGGCGGTTCTGGACTTGGTGATTCCGAGGGCAGATTCGCTCTTGGAAGTCCTGGCCAACACACACTTCCGGCGAGCTGGCCTGAGGGTTCTAAGGCATGTTGTCATCCCGGGCGTTGGCGAGGTCGACTTCCTGATCGAGGAATGCCTGGTGGTGGAGACTGACGGGGCTACCCATTTTGAGCCGAAGTCCATCAAACGGGACCAACGGCGGAACAACAGGACCGTCCTGGGCGGCTACCTGGTGCTGCGGTATTACTACGCAGACGTGGTTCACACACCCGAGGAGATGGTGGCGGAGGTCCTCGGCGTCCTGAAACTCAAGCGCGAGGGCAAGTTCAGCTGA
- a CDS encoding sirohydrochlorin chelatase, whose amino-acid sequence MNNPIMIACAHGTSSSQGAAEVNALRAAIAALRPGLDVREAYVDVQQPDLVDVVAGLPEGTPAVVVPLLLSVGYHVKVDIARAVKSRPGTLAAAPLGPDPRLAALLDQRLREAGVTDRDSIVLAAAGSSNPNAAISVEELANQLRELRSNRIEAAYGASAKPSVPDAVDMLREEAEGGAGAGESAGAVDLGGRVVIASYLLAPGFFHDQLAKAGADLVTEPLLPSAVLAEIALERFDAAVANGQ is encoded by the coding sequence ATGAACAACCCGATCATGATCGCCTGTGCCCACGGGACATCCAGCAGCCAGGGCGCCGCGGAAGTCAACGCCCTGCGCGCCGCGATCGCCGCCCTGCGCCCCGGTCTCGACGTGCGGGAGGCCTACGTGGACGTCCAACAGCCTGACCTGGTGGACGTGGTGGCCGGTCTGCCCGAAGGTACGCCCGCCGTGGTGGTGCCCCTGCTGTTGAGCGTGGGCTACCACGTCAAGGTGGACATCGCCCGTGCTGTGAAGAGCCGGCCGGGCACCCTCGCGGCGGCGCCGCTTGGACCCGATCCCCGCCTCGCCGCGCTGCTTGACCAGCGCCTCCGCGAGGCAGGTGTCACCGACCGCGACTCCATCGTCCTTGCCGCTGCGGGGTCCTCCAACCCGAACGCCGCCATCAGCGTCGAAGAGCTCGCCAACCAGCTCAGGGAGCTGCGAAGCAACCGCATCGAAGCGGCCTACGGAGCCTCGGCCAAGCCGTCAGTGCCCGACGCCGTCGACATGCTTCGCGAGGAAGCCGAAGGGGGTGCCGGGGCGGGGGAGTCCGCGGGAGCCGTTGACCTCGGCGGACGCGTGGTGATTGCCTCCTACCTCCTCGCGCCGGGCTTCTTTCACGACCAGCTGGCCAAGGCGGGCGCGGACCTCGTCACGGAACCACTGCTGCCGTCAGCTGTGCTCGCCGAGATCGCGCTGGAACGGTTCGACGCCGCCGTCGCGAACGGGCAGTAA